The sequence below is a genomic window from Cobetia sp. cqz5-12.
CTGGTGCATGCCCTGGCGGCCGACCGGGCGGTACAGGAGCGTGGTGAACGTGGCCTGCTCGCAGGTGATCTGGCATCCTATATGCATTTATTGCTCAATCCACGGGCCCGAGATGCGCATACTTCTGTCTGATGAAAACGCCCAGGTTGCCTTCGGCACTCAATTGGGAAATATCCTTGCCGGCCGCGGGCTGGTGTTTCTGGAGGGCGAGCTGGGGGCGGGCAAGACGACCCTGACCCGCGGCGTGCTGCGCGCCTATGGTCACCAGGGTGCGGTCAAGAGCCCGACCTACACCCTGGTGGAGCCCTACGTGCTGCCACGGGCCGAGGGTGGCGAGTGGCACATCAACCACTTCGACCTCTACCGTCTTGCCGACCCTGAAGAGCTCGAGTTCATCGGAGGGCGCGATCTGCTCGCCGCCGACAGCTTGGCGCTGATCGAGTGGCCGAGCTGTGGTCAGGGCTTTCTGCCCACGCCGGATCTGCGCATCACGCTGTTCGTCGCCGACGAAGGGCGCGAGGCCGAATTGACGGCCATGACACCGCGAGGTGAGGGTTGGTTGGCAACACTGGCCGAGCATCGAACCTCTCAGGCATGATGACGCCGATCCGCTTGCCATGTCTGGCGGCGCAGTGTCCGGTCATTCGTTATCTTCATTCATGTTCTTTCTGTCTGGGTCATCCTGTCTGATGCCTGAAATAGCGTCCAAAATTCCCCGTATGCGTCTGGCGCGCAGCTTCCGTCGCTGGCTGGCGGGTGGTGTCGTCTGCTCGCTTGCCAGTCTGGTGCTGGCGCCGCAGGCGCTGGCCGCCAAGGTCGAGAACCTGCGCCTGTGGACCGCGCCGGACCACACGCGGCTGGTGTTCGATCTCGACAGTGCCGCCAAGGCCAAGGTCTTCGGCCTCGACAATCCGCGCCGTCTGGTGATCGACCTTGCCGGCAGCGAAGTGGCCAGTGCCGCGGTCGAGCGAAAGTTCGCCGCGCTGAATCTCGAAGGCAGCGCCATCAAGTCGATCCGCAGCGGACGTCAGGGGGATGCCCTGCGTGTGGTGCTCGACCTGACGCGGCCGGTCAATCCCAAGGACTTCACGCTGGCGCCGAATGCCAAGTACGGCAATCGCCTGGTGGTGGATCTCGAGTTCCCCGGCGAGTCGGCGGTCGAGAATCCCATCGACCCCATCGAGGCCCGTATCCGCGAGCAGGAGCAGGCCGCGGCCAAGCGCAAGCTGAAGGGCGAGCCGGCGGAACCTGTGGTCAATACCCAGGCGGCGGCACATCCCAAGCGTGACATCATCATCGCGATCGACCCTGGCCACGGCGGGGAAGACCCGGGCGCCAGCGGCCCTGGCGGGACTCGGGAGAAGGATGTGGTGCTCAAGATCGGCAAGCGCCTCAAGCGCATGTTCGATGCCCAGCCCGGCTTCAAGGCCATCCTGACCCGCAACAGCGATTACTACATACCGCTGCGCAAGCGCACCGAGATCGCGCGTGAGCAGAAGGCTGACTTCTTCGTCTCGATTCACGCCGATGCCTTCAACAGCCCGCGCCCGCACGGCAGCTCGGTCTTTGCACTTTCAAGCCGCGGCGCGACGTCCGAGACCGCACGCTGGCTGGCCGCCACCGAGAACCGTGCCGACCTGATCGGGGGCGTGGATGGCAATCTCAGCCTGAATGACAAGGATGAGATGCTGCGTGGCGTATTGCTCGACCTGACCATGACCGCAACGCTCAACGATTCGCTGGCGGCGGGTAGCGGCGTACTGGCCAACCTCGGACGCATGAATTCCCTGCACAAGCGTCAGGTGGAGCAGGCGGGCTTCGTGGTGCTCAAGTCGCCGGATATCCCCTCGCTGCTGGTGGAGACGGGCTTCATCTCCAATCCCCAGGAGGAGCGCAACCTCAACAGCGGCCCCTATCAGGAGAAGCTGGCGCGCTCGATCTTCTCGGGAATCCAGAGCCACTTCGAGCGCAATCCGCCGCCCGCAAGTCTGCTGGCGTGGCAGCGCAGCCAGGCACGCGGTGGCAACGGCGGCGAATATCGCGTCAAGAGTGGCGATACGCTGTCGGAAGTGGCCCAGCGCCACAACGTGAGCATGGCGGCCCTCAAGCAGGCCAACAACATGAGTGGCGACACGGTGCGCGTGGGTCAGCTGCTCAAGATTCCACGCAGCTGAACCTGACGTCATGAAGTCGCCTTGACCGCGCCTTGCGTTGGCAGGGCGCAGACACTGTCCGCTGATGCAGTTCCGGCATGCGTTGCTTGCCGTGGCTGGGTCGGCGGACAGTATCGTTTTCAGAGAAGCGGCGTTTTTCGCTCGTGTATCCAGGAGTCTATCGATGTCTGACGAGCTGACCGACATGCAGCCCGCTCGCCCTGGCGAGCGACGGATCCGTATCCTCAATCCGCGCCTTGCCAACCAGATCGCGGCGGGTGAAGTCGTGGAGCGGCCGGCCTCCGTGGTCAAGGAGCTGGTCGAGAACGCCATCGATGCCGGCAGCACCCGCATCGAGCTGGAGCTTGAGGGTGGCGGTGCGCGATTGATCCGCGTGCGCGACAACGGCTGCGGCATCACCGAGGAAGACCTGCCGCTGGCGCTGTCACGGCATGCAACCAGCAAGATCGAGAGCCTGGATGACCTCGAGGGTGTGGCGAGCCTCGGTTTCCGGGGCGAGGCACTGGCCTCGATCAGTTCAGTCTCGCGGCTGGAGCTGTTCTCGAATGTCTCGGATGAGCCGGCCAATGGCTGGCGTGTGGTGGCGGAAGGGCGCGAGATGGCACCGCGTGTCTCCCCTGCGCCGCACCCGCGTGGCACCAGCGTCGCCGTGCGGGATCTGTTCTTCAATACGCCGGCGCGCCGCAAGTTCATGCGCACCGAGAAGACCGAGTTCGGCCATGTCGAGGAAAGCTTCCGCCGTCTGGCATTGTCACGCCACGATATCGGCTGGACGCTGCGTCACAACCAGAAGGTGGTGCATCAGCTGCGCGCCGGTGAAGATACCCTGACGGTGGAGCGGCGCATCGGTGCGCTGCTGGGTCGCAACTTCCTCGAGCATGCGCTGCACCTGGATATCGAGGCCTCCGGCCTGCGCCTGTCCGGTTGGGTGGGCTTGCCGACGCACTCGCGTGCCCAGGCTGATCAGCA
It includes:
- the tsaE gene encoding tRNA (adenosine(37)-N6)-threonylcarbamoyltransferase complex ATPase subunit type 1 TsaE; this translates as MRILLSDENAQVAFGTQLGNILAGRGLVFLEGELGAGKTTLTRGVLRAYGHQGAVKSPTYTLVEPYVLPRAEGGEWHINHFDLYRLADPEELEFIGGRDLLAADSLALIEWPSCGQGFLPTPDLRITLFVADEGREAELTAMTPRGEGWLATLAEHRTSQA
- a CDS encoding N-acetylmuramoyl-L-alanine amidase; this translates as MRLARSFRRWLAGGVVCSLASLVLAPQALAAKVENLRLWTAPDHTRLVFDLDSAAKAKVFGLDNPRRLVIDLAGSEVASAAVERKFAALNLEGSAIKSIRSGRQGDALRVVLDLTRPVNPKDFTLAPNAKYGNRLVVDLEFPGESAVENPIDPIEARIREQEQAAAKRKLKGEPAEPVVNTQAAAHPKRDIIIAIDPGHGGEDPGASGPGGTREKDVVLKIGKRLKRMFDAQPGFKAILTRNSDYYIPLRKRTEIAREQKADFFVSIHADAFNSPRPHGSSVFALSSRGATSETARWLAATENRADLIGGVDGNLSLNDKDEMLRGVLLDLTMTATLNDSLAAGSGVLANLGRMNSLHKRQVEQAGFVVLKSPDIPSLLVETGFISNPQEERNLNSGPYQEKLARSIFSGIQSHFERNPPPASLLAWQRSQARGGNGGEYRVKSGDTLSEVAQRHNVSMAALKQANNMSGDTVRVGQLLKIPRS